The Ornithodoros turicata isolate Travis chromosome 9, ASM3712646v1, whole genome shotgun sequence genome includes a region encoding these proteins:
- the LOC135368821 gene encoding large ribosomal subunit protein eL28-like: MSAHLQWMIVKDQSSFLVKKRNIKKWFSIDPLNPKGLHSRKFSGTTSVRALTVEPHPSNKGVQLVAKRRKGGKKVAKQLCRVPLTKGARRTMVSITNWVKGSGGYRRDLRKVCMRRACAILKSQRAIVPKRKVVRGTKKAD, translated from the exons ATGTCAGCCCATCTGCAGTGGATGATTGTTAAAGACCAGTCCAGCTTCTTGGTTAAGAAGCGTAATATCAAGAAGTGGTTCAGCATT GACCCACTCAACCCGAAAGGTCTTCACTCGAGGAAGTTCAGTGGCACAACTTCGGTACGTGCCCTCACAGTTGAACCGCATCCCAGCAACAAGGGAGTTCAGCTGGTTgcaaagaggaggaaag GTGGAAAGAAGGTAGCCAAGCAGCTGTGTCGTGTACCCTTGACGAAAGGAGCCCGTCGTACCATGGTTTCAATCACTAACTGGGTCAAGGGCTCAGGGGGATACAGGAGGGACCTAAGGAAG GTCTGCATGAGACGTGCCTGCGCTATCCTCAAGAGCCAGAGGGCGATTGTACCCAAGAGGAAGGTAGTACGTGGCACCAAGAAGGCGGACTGA